In Sphaeramia orbicularis chromosome 14, fSphaOr1.1, whole genome shotgun sequence, the following are encoded in one genomic region:
- the aifm1 gene encoding apoptosis-inducing factor 1, mitochondrial isoform X2, whose amino-acid sequence MLKCRTVWKKLAPLARSSSTVCRQNVRRAVLNNGRTPAQVPAAHMSTGPAGGGRENQLYALLVGAACLGGGIYAYRTVKGDQRRYEERLSEIASRPHRAAPQETLSEPEPLAAEAAETEVPAPEPEPQAEPSPEEPSPPAPEAEVVAPSETTEIPPDEPVEAAPVEAAPVVEEAAEQPAAAVVEETEQPAAAVVEETEPAAAVVEETEQPAPPVAEEAAEQPAAAVVEEVIAEPSPTPEVSEPPPAAVVESVTLTEPTAEAAETPSAESPEPQPEVVAESGGDVAPVASKIPSHARYLLIGGGTASFAAARSIRARDPGARVLIVTDEPDLPYMRPPLSKELWFSDDPSVTETLRFKQWNGKERSIYFQPPSFYINPEELNSAENGGVAVLTGKKVVHMDVRGNKVKLDDDTEIAYDKCLIATGGVPRNLQVIERAGEEVMSKTTLFRKIEDFKLLDKVSRNIKSVTIIGGGFLGSELACALGRRSAESDLEVIQMFPEKGNMGKVLPEYLSNWTTEKVKKEGVKIISEALVKSVVAKDDKLEILLKDGRLVKTDHIVAAVGLEPNVDLAKSAGLEVDSDFGGYRVNAELQARSNIWVAGDAACFYDIRLGRRRVEHHDHAVVSGRLAGENMTGASKPYWHQSMFWSDLGPDVGYEAIGIVDSSLPTVGVFAKATAKDTPKAATEKSGTGIRSESETEDTAVSPVASSTPAPPTVGHKDDYGKGVIFYLRDKVVVGIILWNVFNRMPIARKIIKDGEEHADLNEVAKLFNIHED is encoded by the exons ATGCTGAAATGTAGAACAGTATGGAAAAAGCTTGCACCTCTTGCTAGATCTTCATCAACTGTGTGCCGACAGAATGTGAGAAGAGCAG TTTTGAACAATGGCAGAACACCAGCACAGGTACCTGCAGCACACATGTCCACTGGGCCTGCAGGAGGAGGGAGGGAAAATCAGCTGTACGCCCTTCTGGTTGGAGCTGCCTGCCTTGGTGGAGGAATATAT GCATACCGAACTGTAAAAGGAGACCAACGAAGATATGAGGAACGTCTCTCAGAAATTGCTTCCAGACCACATAGAGCAGCCCCACAAGAAACACTGTCTGAGCCAGAGCCTCTGG ctGCAGAAGCTGCTGAAACAGAGG TCCCAGCTCCAGAGCCAGAACCACAAGCAGAACCGTCACCAGAAGAGCCAAGTCCTCCAGCACCTGAAGCTGAAGTCGTAGCTCCTAGTGAAACAACTGAAATACCACcag ATGAACCTGTGGAAGCAGCACCAGTGGAGGCAGCACCTGTAGTAGAGGAGGCAGCAGAACAACCTGCTGCAGCTGTAGTAGAGgaaacagaac aacctgctgcagctGTAGTAGAGgaaacagaacctgctgcagctGTAGTAGAGGAAACAGAACAACCTGCTCCACCTGTAGCAGAGGAGGCAGCAGAACAACCTGCTGCAGCTGTAGTAGAGGAGG TGATAGCAGAGCCATCACCCACACCTGAAGTGTCAGAGCCACCCCCTGCAGCTGTTGTGGAGAGTG TTACACTAACAGAACCCACAGCAGAAGCAGCAGAAACCCCGTCAGCTGAATCACCTGAGCCTCAGCCTGAAGTTGTGGCAGAGAGCG GAGGAGATGTTGCACCCGTTGCCTCTAAGATCCCCTCACACGCCCGCTACCTCCTTATTGGTGGAGGTACCGCCTCTTTCGCTGCTGCCCGGTCAATTCGAGCCAGAGACCCCGGTGCCAGG GTACTGATTGTGACTGATGAGCCAGATCTTCCATACATGAGACCACCTCTGTCTAAGGAGCTGTGGTTCTCTGACGACCCCAGTGTGACAGAAACACTCCGTTTCAAACAGTGGAATGGAAAGGAAAGGAG cATCTACTTCCAGCCACCATCATTTTATATTAATCCAGAAGAGTTGAACAGTGCAGAAAATGGAGGGGTGGCAGTTCTCACGGGGAAAAAG GTTGTCCACATGGATGTGAGAGGAAACAAAGTAAAACTGGATGACGACACAGAGATTGCTTACGATAAGTGTTTGATTGCTACAG GGGGAGTGCCTAGGAATCTGCAGGTCATTGAAAGAGCAGGAGAGGAGGTGATGAGCAAGACAACTTTGTTCCGCAAG ATCGAGGACTTTAAATTATTGGACAAGGTCTCCAGAAACATCAAATCCGTTACAATCATCGGTGGCGGCTTCTTGGGCAGCGAGCTAGCCTGCGCCCTTGGCCGGAGAT CAGCTGAGTCTGATCTGGAGGTGATACAGATGTTCCCTGAGAAGGGCAACATGGGCAAAGTGCTGCCGGAGTATCTGAGCAACTGGACAACAGAAAAAGTCAAGAAAG AGGGTGTAAAGATCATCTCAGAAGCTTTGGTCAAGTCTGTGGTCGCCAAAGATGATAAGTTAGAAATTCTGTTGAAGGATGGCCGATTG GTTAAAACTGATCACATTGTTGCAGCTGTTGGCTTGGAGCCCAATGTTGACCTTGCCAAATCAGCAGGTCTGGAAGTGGACTCGGACTTTGGTGGCTATAGGGTCAATGCAGAGCTGCAGGCCAGGTCCAATATCTGGGTG GCTGGAGATGCTGCATGTTTCTACGACATCAGACTGGGTCGCAGGCGAGTGGAACACCACGACCACGCTGTTGTGAGTGGCAGATTAGCAGGAGAGAACATGACCGGAGCCAGCAAACCTTACTGGCATCAGTCTATGTTCTG GAGTGACCTGGGACCTGATGTAGGCTACGAGGCAATCGGGATTGTCGACAGCAGTCTACCAACAGTCGGAGTGTTTGCCAAAGCCACTGCAAAGGACACACCTAAAGCAGCTACAGAGAAGTCAG GAACTGGAATCCGCTCAGAAAGTGAGACGGAGGACACCGCTGTCAGCCCCGTGGCCTCCTCCACACCTGCTCCCCCCACGGTGGGGCACAAGGACGACTACGGCAAAGGGGTCATCTTCTACCTTAGAGACAAAGTGGTTGTGGGCATTATTCTGTGGAACGTGTTCAACCGAATGCCCATCGCGAGAAAG
- the aifm1 gene encoding apoptosis-inducing factor 1, mitochondrial isoform X4, producing MLKCRTVWKKLAPLARSSSTVCRQNVRRAVLNNGRTPAQVPAAHMSTGPAGGGRENQLYALLVGAACLGGGIYAYRTVKGDQRRYEERLSEIASRPHRAAPQETLSEPEPLAAEAAETEAVPAPEPEPQAEPSPEEPSPPAPEAEVVAPSETTEIPPEPTAEAAETPSAESPEPQPEVVAESGGDVAPVASKIPSHARYLLIGGGTASFAAARSIRARDPGARVLIVTDEPDLPYMRPPLSKELWFSDDPSVTETLRFKQWNGKERSIYFQPPSFYINPEELNSAENGGVAVLTGKKVVHMDVRGNKVKLDDDTEIAYDKCLIATGGVPRNLQVIERAGEEVMSKTTLFRKIEDFKLLDKVSRNIKSVTIIGGGFLGSELACALGRRSAESDLEVIQMFPEKGNMGKVLPEYLSNWTTEKVKKEGVKIISEALVKSVVAKDDKLEILLKDGRLVKTDHIVAAVGLEPNVDLAKSAGLEVDSDFGGYRVNAELQARSNIWVAGDAACFYDIRLGRRRVEHHDHAVVSGRLAGENMTGASKPYWHQSMFWSDLGPDVGYEAIGIVDSSLPTVGVFAKATAKDTPKAATEKSGTGIRSESETEDTAVSPVASSTPAPPTVGHKDDYGKGVIFYLRDKVVVGIILWNVFNRMPIARKIIKDGEEHADLNEVAKLFNIHED from the exons ATGCTGAAATGTAGAACAGTATGGAAAAAGCTTGCACCTCTTGCTAGATCTTCATCAACTGTGTGCCGACAGAATGTGAGAAGAGCAG TTTTGAACAATGGCAGAACACCAGCACAGGTACCTGCAGCACACATGTCCACTGGGCCTGCAGGAGGAGGGAGGGAAAATCAGCTGTACGCCCTTCTGGTTGGAGCTGCCTGCCTTGGTGGAGGAATATAT GCATACCGAACTGTAAAAGGAGACCAACGAAGATATGAGGAACGTCTCTCAGAAATTGCTTCCAGACCACATAGAGCAGCCCCACAAGAAACACTGTCTGAGCCAGAGCCTCTGG ctGCAGAAGCTGCTGAAACAGAGG CAGTCCCAGCTCCAGAGCCAGAACCACAAGCAGAACCGTCACCAGAAGAGCCAAGTCCTCCAGCACCTGAAGCTGAAGTCGTAGCTCCTAGTGAAACAACTGAAATACCACcag AACCCACAGCAGAAGCAGCAGAAACCCCGTCAGCTGAATCACCTGAGCCTCAGCCTGAAGTTGTGGCAGAGAGCG GAGGAGATGTTGCACCCGTTGCCTCTAAGATCCCCTCACACGCCCGCTACCTCCTTATTGGTGGAGGTACCGCCTCTTTCGCTGCTGCCCGGTCAATTCGAGCCAGAGACCCCGGTGCCAGG GTACTGATTGTGACTGATGAGCCAGATCTTCCATACATGAGACCACCTCTGTCTAAGGAGCTGTGGTTCTCTGACGACCCCAGTGTGACAGAAACACTCCGTTTCAAACAGTGGAATGGAAAGGAAAGGAG cATCTACTTCCAGCCACCATCATTTTATATTAATCCAGAAGAGTTGAACAGTGCAGAAAATGGAGGGGTGGCAGTTCTCACGGGGAAAAAG GTTGTCCACATGGATGTGAGAGGAAACAAAGTAAAACTGGATGACGACACAGAGATTGCTTACGATAAGTGTTTGATTGCTACAG GGGGAGTGCCTAGGAATCTGCAGGTCATTGAAAGAGCAGGAGAGGAGGTGATGAGCAAGACAACTTTGTTCCGCAAG ATCGAGGACTTTAAATTATTGGACAAGGTCTCCAGAAACATCAAATCCGTTACAATCATCGGTGGCGGCTTCTTGGGCAGCGAGCTAGCCTGCGCCCTTGGCCGGAGAT CAGCTGAGTCTGATCTGGAGGTGATACAGATGTTCCCTGAGAAGGGCAACATGGGCAAAGTGCTGCCGGAGTATCTGAGCAACTGGACAACAGAAAAAGTCAAGAAAG AGGGTGTAAAGATCATCTCAGAAGCTTTGGTCAAGTCTGTGGTCGCCAAAGATGATAAGTTAGAAATTCTGTTGAAGGATGGCCGATTG GTTAAAACTGATCACATTGTTGCAGCTGTTGGCTTGGAGCCCAATGTTGACCTTGCCAAATCAGCAGGTCTGGAAGTGGACTCGGACTTTGGTGGCTATAGGGTCAATGCAGAGCTGCAGGCCAGGTCCAATATCTGGGTG GCTGGAGATGCTGCATGTTTCTACGACATCAGACTGGGTCGCAGGCGAGTGGAACACCACGACCACGCTGTTGTGAGTGGCAGATTAGCAGGAGAGAACATGACCGGAGCCAGCAAACCTTACTGGCATCAGTCTATGTTCTG GAGTGACCTGGGACCTGATGTAGGCTACGAGGCAATCGGGATTGTCGACAGCAGTCTACCAACAGTCGGAGTGTTTGCCAAAGCCACTGCAAAGGACACACCTAAAGCAGCTACAGAGAAGTCAG GAACTGGAATCCGCTCAGAAAGTGAGACGGAGGACACCGCTGTCAGCCCCGTGGCCTCCTCCACACCTGCTCCCCCCACGGTGGGGCACAAGGACGACTACGGCAAAGGGGTCATCTTCTACCTTAGAGACAAAGTGGTTGTGGGCATTATTCTGTGGAACGTGTTCAACCGAATGCCCATCGCGAGAAAG
- the aifm1 gene encoding apoptosis-inducing factor 1, mitochondrial isoform X5, producing the protein MLKCRTVWKKLAPLARSSSTVCRQNVRRAVLNNGRTPAQVPAAHMSTGPAGGGRENQLYALLVGAACLGGGIYAYRTVKGDQRRYEERLSEIASRPHRAAPQETLSEPEPLAAEAAETEGVPAVPAPEPEPQAEPSPEEPSPPAPEAEVVAPSETTEIPPGGDVAPVASKIPSHARYLLIGGGTASFAAARSIRARDPGARVLIVTDEPDLPYMRPPLSKELWFSDDPSVTETLRFKQWNGKERSIYFQPPSFYINPEELNSAENGGVAVLTGKKVVHMDVRGNKVKLDDDTEIAYDKCLIATGGVPRNLQVIERAGEEVMSKTTLFRKIEDFKLLDKVSRNIKSVTIIGGGFLGSELACALGRRSAESDLEVIQMFPEKGNMGKVLPEYLSNWTTEKVKKEGVKIISEALVKSVVAKDDKLEILLKDGRLVKTDHIVAAVGLEPNVDLAKSAGLEVDSDFGGYRVNAELQARSNIWVAGDAACFYDIRLGRRRVEHHDHAVVSGRLAGENMTGASKPYWHQSMFWSDLGPDVGYEAIGIVDSSLPTVGVFAKATAKDTPKAATEKSGTGIRSESETEDTAVSPVASSTPAPPTVGHKDDYGKGVIFYLRDKVVVGIILWNVFNRMPIARKIIKDGEEHADLNEVAKLFNIHED; encoded by the exons ATGCTGAAATGTAGAACAGTATGGAAAAAGCTTGCACCTCTTGCTAGATCTTCATCAACTGTGTGCCGACAGAATGTGAGAAGAGCAG TTTTGAACAATGGCAGAACACCAGCACAGGTACCTGCAGCACACATGTCCACTGGGCCTGCAGGAGGAGGGAGGGAAAATCAGCTGTACGCCCTTCTGGTTGGAGCTGCCTGCCTTGGTGGAGGAATATAT GCATACCGAACTGTAAAAGGAGACCAACGAAGATATGAGGAACGTCTCTCAGAAATTGCTTCCAGACCACATAGAGCAGCCCCACAAGAAACACTGTCTGAGCCAGAGCCTCTGG ctGCAGAAGCTGCTGAAACAGAGGGTG TCCCAGCAGTCCCAGCTCCAGAGCCAGAACCACAAGCAGAACCGTCACCAGAAGAGCCAAGTCCTCCAGCACCTGAAGCTGAAGTCGTAGCTCCTAGTGAAACAACTGAAATACCACcag GAGGAGATGTTGCACCCGTTGCCTCTAAGATCCCCTCACACGCCCGCTACCTCCTTATTGGTGGAGGTACCGCCTCTTTCGCTGCTGCCCGGTCAATTCGAGCCAGAGACCCCGGTGCCAGG GTACTGATTGTGACTGATGAGCCAGATCTTCCATACATGAGACCACCTCTGTCTAAGGAGCTGTGGTTCTCTGACGACCCCAGTGTGACAGAAACACTCCGTTTCAAACAGTGGAATGGAAAGGAAAGGAG cATCTACTTCCAGCCACCATCATTTTATATTAATCCAGAAGAGTTGAACAGTGCAGAAAATGGAGGGGTGGCAGTTCTCACGGGGAAAAAG GTTGTCCACATGGATGTGAGAGGAAACAAAGTAAAACTGGATGACGACACAGAGATTGCTTACGATAAGTGTTTGATTGCTACAG GGGGAGTGCCTAGGAATCTGCAGGTCATTGAAAGAGCAGGAGAGGAGGTGATGAGCAAGACAACTTTGTTCCGCAAG ATCGAGGACTTTAAATTATTGGACAAGGTCTCCAGAAACATCAAATCCGTTACAATCATCGGTGGCGGCTTCTTGGGCAGCGAGCTAGCCTGCGCCCTTGGCCGGAGAT CAGCTGAGTCTGATCTGGAGGTGATACAGATGTTCCCTGAGAAGGGCAACATGGGCAAAGTGCTGCCGGAGTATCTGAGCAACTGGACAACAGAAAAAGTCAAGAAAG AGGGTGTAAAGATCATCTCAGAAGCTTTGGTCAAGTCTGTGGTCGCCAAAGATGATAAGTTAGAAATTCTGTTGAAGGATGGCCGATTG GTTAAAACTGATCACATTGTTGCAGCTGTTGGCTTGGAGCCCAATGTTGACCTTGCCAAATCAGCAGGTCTGGAAGTGGACTCGGACTTTGGTGGCTATAGGGTCAATGCAGAGCTGCAGGCCAGGTCCAATATCTGGGTG GCTGGAGATGCTGCATGTTTCTACGACATCAGACTGGGTCGCAGGCGAGTGGAACACCACGACCACGCTGTTGTGAGTGGCAGATTAGCAGGAGAGAACATGACCGGAGCCAGCAAACCTTACTGGCATCAGTCTATGTTCTG GAGTGACCTGGGACCTGATGTAGGCTACGAGGCAATCGGGATTGTCGACAGCAGTCTACCAACAGTCGGAGTGTTTGCCAAAGCCACTGCAAAGGACACACCTAAAGCAGCTACAGAGAAGTCAG GAACTGGAATCCGCTCAGAAAGTGAGACGGAGGACACCGCTGTCAGCCCCGTGGCCTCCTCCACACCTGCTCCCCCCACGGTGGGGCACAAGGACGACTACGGCAAAGGGGTCATCTTCTACCTTAGAGACAAAGTGGTTGTGGGCATTATTCTGTGGAACGTGTTCAACCGAATGCCCATCGCGAGAAAG
- the aifm1 gene encoding apoptosis-inducing factor 1, mitochondrial isoform X3 — protein sequence MLKCRTVWKKLAPLARSSSTVCRQNVRRAVLNNGRTPAQVPAAHMSTGPAGGGRENQLYALLVGAACLGGGIYAYRTVKGDQRRYEERLSEIASRPHRAAPQETLSEPEPLAAEAAETEGVPAVPAPEPEPQAEPSPEEPSPPAPEAEVVAPSETTEIPPEPTAEAAETPSAESPEPQPEVVAESGGDVAPVASKIPSHARYLLIGGGTASFAAARSIRARDPGARVLIVTDEPDLPYMRPPLSKELWFSDDPSVTETLRFKQWNGKERSIYFQPPSFYINPEELNSAENGGVAVLTGKKVVHMDVRGNKVKLDDDTEIAYDKCLIATGGVPRNLQVIERAGEEVMSKTTLFRKIEDFKLLDKVSRNIKSVTIIGGGFLGSELACALGRRSAESDLEVIQMFPEKGNMGKVLPEYLSNWTTEKVKKEGVKIISEALVKSVVAKDDKLEILLKDGRLVKTDHIVAAVGLEPNVDLAKSAGLEVDSDFGGYRVNAELQARSNIWVAGDAACFYDIRLGRRRVEHHDHAVVSGRLAGENMTGASKPYWHQSMFWSDLGPDVGYEAIGIVDSSLPTVGVFAKATAKDTPKAATEKSGTGIRSESETEDTAVSPVASSTPAPPTVGHKDDYGKGVIFYLRDKVVVGIILWNVFNRMPIARKIIKDGEEHADLNEVAKLFNIHED from the exons ATGCTGAAATGTAGAACAGTATGGAAAAAGCTTGCACCTCTTGCTAGATCTTCATCAACTGTGTGCCGACAGAATGTGAGAAGAGCAG TTTTGAACAATGGCAGAACACCAGCACAGGTACCTGCAGCACACATGTCCACTGGGCCTGCAGGAGGAGGGAGGGAAAATCAGCTGTACGCCCTTCTGGTTGGAGCTGCCTGCCTTGGTGGAGGAATATAT GCATACCGAACTGTAAAAGGAGACCAACGAAGATATGAGGAACGTCTCTCAGAAATTGCTTCCAGACCACATAGAGCAGCCCCACAAGAAACACTGTCTGAGCCAGAGCCTCTGG ctGCAGAAGCTGCTGAAACAGAGGGTG TCCCAGCAGTCCCAGCTCCAGAGCCAGAACCACAAGCAGAACCGTCACCAGAAGAGCCAAGTCCTCCAGCACCTGAAGCTGAAGTCGTAGCTCCTAGTGAAACAACTGAAATACCACcag AACCCACAGCAGAAGCAGCAGAAACCCCGTCAGCTGAATCACCTGAGCCTCAGCCTGAAGTTGTGGCAGAGAGCG GAGGAGATGTTGCACCCGTTGCCTCTAAGATCCCCTCACACGCCCGCTACCTCCTTATTGGTGGAGGTACCGCCTCTTTCGCTGCTGCCCGGTCAATTCGAGCCAGAGACCCCGGTGCCAGG GTACTGATTGTGACTGATGAGCCAGATCTTCCATACATGAGACCACCTCTGTCTAAGGAGCTGTGGTTCTCTGACGACCCCAGTGTGACAGAAACACTCCGTTTCAAACAGTGGAATGGAAAGGAAAGGAG cATCTACTTCCAGCCACCATCATTTTATATTAATCCAGAAGAGTTGAACAGTGCAGAAAATGGAGGGGTGGCAGTTCTCACGGGGAAAAAG GTTGTCCACATGGATGTGAGAGGAAACAAAGTAAAACTGGATGACGACACAGAGATTGCTTACGATAAGTGTTTGATTGCTACAG GGGGAGTGCCTAGGAATCTGCAGGTCATTGAAAGAGCAGGAGAGGAGGTGATGAGCAAGACAACTTTGTTCCGCAAG ATCGAGGACTTTAAATTATTGGACAAGGTCTCCAGAAACATCAAATCCGTTACAATCATCGGTGGCGGCTTCTTGGGCAGCGAGCTAGCCTGCGCCCTTGGCCGGAGAT CAGCTGAGTCTGATCTGGAGGTGATACAGATGTTCCCTGAGAAGGGCAACATGGGCAAAGTGCTGCCGGAGTATCTGAGCAACTGGACAACAGAAAAAGTCAAGAAAG AGGGTGTAAAGATCATCTCAGAAGCTTTGGTCAAGTCTGTGGTCGCCAAAGATGATAAGTTAGAAATTCTGTTGAAGGATGGCCGATTG GTTAAAACTGATCACATTGTTGCAGCTGTTGGCTTGGAGCCCAATGTTGACCTTGCCAAATCAGCAGGTCTGGAAGTGGACTCGGACTTTGGTGGCTATAGGGTCAATGCAGAGCTGCAGGCCAGGTCCAATATCTGGGTG GCTGGAGATGCTGCATGTTTCTACGACATCAGACTGGGTCGCAGGCGAGTGGAACACCACGACCACGCTGTTGTGAGTGGCAGATTAGCAGGAGAGAACATGACCGGAGCCAGCAAACCTTACTGGCATCAGTCTATGTTCTG GAGTGACCTGGGACCTGATGTAGGCTACGAGGCAATCGGGATTGTCGACAGCAGTCTACCAACAGTCGGAGTGTTTGCCAAAGCCACTGCAAAGGACACACCTAAAGCAGCTACAGAGAAGTCAG GAACTGGAATCCGCTCAGAAAGTGAGACGGAGGACACCGCTGTCAGCCCCGTGGCCTCCTCCACACCTGCTCCCCCCACGGTGGGGCACAAGGACGACTACGGCAAAGGGGTCATCTTCTACCTTAGAGACAAAGTGGTTGTGGGCATTATTCTGTGGAACGTGTTCAACCGAATGCCCATCGCGAGAAAG
- the aifm1 gene encoding apoptosis-inducing factor 1, mitochondrial isoform X6, with translation MLKCRTVWKKLAPLARSSSTVCRQNVRRAVLNNGRTPAQVPAAHMSTGPAGGGRENQLYALLVGAACLGGGIYAYRTVKGDQRRYEERLSEIASRPHRAAPQETLSEPEPLAAEAAETEAVPAPEPEPQAEPSPEEPSPPAPEAEVVAPSETTEIPPGGDVAPVASKIPSHARYLLIGGGTASFAAARSIRARDPGARVLIVTDEPDLPYMRPPLSKELWFSDDPSVTETLRFKQWNGKERSIYFQPPSFYINPEELNSAENGGVAVLTGKKVVHMDVRGNKVKLDDDTEIAYDKCLIATGGVPRNLQVIERAGEEVMSKTTLFRKIEDFKLLDKVSRNIKSVTIIGGGFLGSELACALGRRSAESDLEVIQMFPEKGNMGKVLPEYLSNWTTEKVKKEGVKIISEALVKSVVAKDDKLEILLKDGRLVKTDHIVAAVGLEPNVDLAKSAGLEVDSDFGGYRVNAELQARSNIWVAGDAACFYDIRLGRRRVEHHDHAVVSGRLAGENMTGASKPYWHQSMFWSDLGPDVGYEAIGIVDSSLPTVGVFAKATAKDTPKAATEKSGTGIRSESETEDTAVSPVASSTPAPPTVGHKDDYGKGVIFYLRDKVVVGIILWNVFNRMPIARKIIKDGEEHADLNEVAKLFNIHED, from the exons ATGCTGAAATGTAGAACAGTATGGAAAAAGCTTGCACCTCTTGCTAGATCTTCATCAACTGTGTGCCGACAGAATGTGAGAAGAGCAG TTTTGAACAATGGCAGAACACCAGCACAGGTACCTGCAGCACACATGTCCACTGGGCCTGCAGGAGGAGGGAGGGAAAATCAGCTGTACGCCCTTCTGGTTGGAGCTGCCTGCCTTGGTGGAGGAATATAT GCATACCGAACTGTAAAAGGAGACCAACGAAGATATGAGGAACGTCTCTCAGAAATTGCTTCCAGACCACATAGAGCAGCCCCACAAGAAACACTGTCTGAGCCAGAGCCTCTGG ctGCAGAAGCTGCTGAAACAGAGG CAGTCCCAGCTCCAGAGCCAGAACCACAAGCAGAACCGTCACCAGAAGAGCCAAGTCCTCCAGCACCTGAAGCTGAAGTCGTAGCTCCTAGTGAAACAACTGAAATACCACcag GAGGAGATGTTGCACCCGTTGCCTCTAAGATCCCCTCACACGCCCGCTACCTCCTTATTGGTGGAGGTACCGCCTCTTTCGCTGCTGCCCGGTCAATTCGAGCCAGAGACCCCGGTGCCAGG GTACTGATTGTGACTGATGAGCCAGATCTTCCATACATGAGACCACCTCTGTCTAAGGAGCTGTGGTTCTCTGACGACCCCAGTGTGACAGAAACACTCCGTTTCAAACAGTGGAATGGAAAGGAAAGGAG cATCTACTTCCAGCCACCATCATTTTATATTAATCCAGAAGAGTTGAACAGTGCAGAAAATGGAGGGGTGGCAGTTCTCACGGGGAAAAAG GTTGTCCACATGGATGTGAGAGGAAACAAAGTAAAACTGGATGACGACACAGAGATTGCTTACGATAAGTGTTTGATTGCTACAG GGGGAGTGCCTAGGAATCTGCAGGTCATTGAAAGAGCAGGAGAGGAGGTGATGAGCAAGACAACTTTGTTCCGCAAG ATCGAGGACTTTAAATTATTGGACAAGGTCTCCAGAAACATCAAATCCGTTACAATCATCGGTGGCGGCTTCTTGGGCAGCGAGCTAGCCTGCGCCCTTGGCCGGAGAT CAGCTGAGTCTGATCTGGAGGTGATACAGATGTTCCCTGAGAAGGGCAACATGGGCAAAGTGCTGCCGGAGTATCTGAGCAACTGGACAACAGAAAAAGTCAAGAAAG AGGGTGTAAAGATCATCTCAGAAGCTTTGGTCAAGTCTGTGGTCGCCAAAGATGATAAGTTAGAAATTCTGTTGAAGGATGGCCGATTG GTTAAAACTGATCACATTGTTGCAGCTGTTGGCTTGGAGCCCAATGTTGACCTTGCCAAATCAGCAGGTCTGGAAGTGGACTCGGACTTTGGTGGCTATAGGGTCAATGCAGAGCTGCAGGCCAGGTCCAATATCTGGGTG GCTGGAGATGCTGCATGTTTCTACGACATCAGACTGGGTCGCAGGCGAGTGGAACACCACGACCACGCTGTTGTGAGTGGCAGATTAGCAGGAGAGAACATGACCGGAGCCAGCAAACCTTACTGGCATCAGTCTATGTTCTG GAGTGACCTGGGACCTGATGTAGGCTACGAGGCAATCGGGATTGTCGACAGCAGTCTACCAACAGTCGGAGTGTTTGCCAAAGCCACTGCAAAGGACACACCTAAAGCAGCTACAGAGAAGTCAG GAACTGGAATCCGCTCAGAAAGTGAGACGGAGGACACCGCTGTCAGCCCCGTGGCCTCCTCCACACCTGCTCCCCCCACGGTGGGGCACAAGGACGACTACGGCAAAGGGGTCATCTTCTACCTTAGAGACAAAGTGGTTGTGGGCATTATTCTGTGGAACGTGTTCAACCGAATGCCCATCGCGAGAAAG